The following coding sequences lie in one Arthrobacter sp. PGP41 genomic window:
- the carA gene encoding glutamine-hydrolyzing carbamoyl-phosphate synthase small subunit, translated as MPIVESKTVTTNTAVTAPVSAPVSAPAALVLEDGRIFRGSSYGATGTALGEAVFATGMTGYQETITDPSYARQLVVQTAPHIGNTGVNNEDAESRRIWVAGYVVRDAARRPSNWRSERSLDEELVAQGIVGIQGVDTRAITRHLREHKTMRAGIFSGEAAEATDKELLDAVLASAPMEGARLAEEVSIDEAYVVEPRDHGWDGEPRFSIAAIDLGIKAMTPVRFAERGVRVHVLPATATLADVKAVNPDGFFMSNGPGDPATADAQVKLLRSVLDEKLPYFGICFGNQILGRALGFGTYKLKYGHRGINQPVLDRRTGKVEITSQNHGFAVDAPLDGATQAPEARYGRVEVSHVSLNDDVVEGLACLDIPAFSVQYHPEAAAGPHDAAYLFDRFIELMEGTRDGRTANLSKEPVDSAHPAAGTGHNDDNKTEDKK; from the coding sequence ATGCCAATAGTGGAAAGTAAGACAGTGACAACAAACACCGCAGTAACCGCCCCAGTTTCCGCTCCCGTATCAGCTCCCGCTGCGCTGGTGCTCGAAGACGGCCGCATCTTCCGCGGAAGCAGCTACGGCGCCACCGGAACCGCGCTGGGCGAAGCAGTCTTCGCCACCGGCATGACCGGCTACCAGGAGACCATTACGGACCCCTCCTACGCCCGCCAGCTCGTGGTGCAGACCGCACCGCACATCGGCAACACCGGCGTGAACAATGAGGACGCCGAGTCCCGCCGCATCTGGGTGGCCGGCTATGTCGTCCGGGATGCCGCCCGCCGTCCCTCCAACTGGCGCTCCGAGCGTTCGCTGGACGAGGAGCTGGTGGCGCAGGGCATCGTCGGCATCCAGGGCGTGGACACCCGCGCCATCACCCGCCACCTGCGCGAACACAAGACCATGCGCGCCGGCATCTTCTCCGGCGAGGCCGCCGAGGCCACGGACAAGGAACTGCTCGACGCCGTACTGGCCAGCGCCCCGATGGAAGGCGCCCGGCTGGCCGAGGAAGTCAGTATCGACGAAGCCTACGTGGTGGAACCCAGGGACCACGGCTGGGACGGCGAACCCCGCTTCAGCATCGCCGCCATCGACCTTGGCATCAAGGCCATGACCCCGGTCCGGTTCGCCGAGCGCGGCGTCCGCGTGCACGTGCTTCCGGCCACCGCCACCCTGGCAGACGTCAAGGCCGTCAACCCCGACGGTTTCTTTATGTCCAACGGCCCCGGCGACCCCGCCACGGCCGACGCCCAGGTCAAGCTCCTCCGCTCCGTCCTGGACGAAAAGCTGCCCTACTTCGGCATCTGCTTCGGGAACCAGATCCTGGGCCGCGCGCTCGGCTTCGGCACCTACAAGCTCAAGTACGGCCACCGCGGTATCAACCAGCCCGTCCTGGACCGCCGCACCGGCAAGGTGGAGATCACCTCCCAGAACCACGGCTTTGCCGTTGATGCACCGCTCGACGGCGCCACGCAGGCGCCGGAGGCACGTTACGGCCGCGTTGAGGTCAGCCACGTCAGCCTGAACGACGATGTGGTGGAAGGCCTCGCCTGCCTGGACATCCCCGCCTTCTCCGTCCAGTACCACCCGGAAGCAGCCGCTGGACCCCACGACGCCGCCTACCTCTTTGACCGCTTCATTGAACTGATGGAGGGCACCCGGGACGGCAGGACCGCCAACCTGTCGAAGGAACCGGTGGACTCCGCCCACCCCGCTGCCGGTACCGGCCACAACGACGACAACAAGACTGAGGACAAGAAGTAA
- a CDS encoding PH-like domain-containing protein produces MDTKLLSLLITLGLIAIAFALIWMGWRNRLRRQSDVEQLPVVPEAPGEPFAAAEGQYVASTTAGDWLDRIAVHALGIRTNATLEVYRHGVLFDRSGAPALYIPAASLAGVRLDSGMAGKFVEKDGLLVLAWEHGSHVLDTGFRTRRAEDRIVLIAALQELISSAPAADANSGK; encoded by the coding sequence ATGGACACCAAGCTACTGTCGCTGCTCATTACGCTGGGCCTGATCGCCATAGCATTCGCCCTCATCTGGATGGGCTGGCGGAACCGCCTCCGACGCCAGTCCGACGTCGAACAGTTGCCTGTGGTGCCGGAGGCGCCGGGGGAGCCGTTCGCCGCCGCCGAGGGCCAGTACGTAGCGTCCACCACCGCCGGTGACTGGCTGGACCGGATCGCAGTGCATGCGCTGGGCATCCGCACCAATGCCACGCTGGAGGTCTACAGGCACGGCGTCCTCTTTGACCGTTCCGGCGCTCCGGCGCTCTACATCCCGGCGGCGTCCCTGGCCGGCGTCCGGCTGGACAGCGGGATGGCCGGAAAGTTCGTGGAGAAGGACGGCCTCCTGGTCCTTGCATGGGAGCACGGCAGCCACGTGCTGGACACCGGCTTCCGGACCAGGCGCGCAGAGGACAGGATCGTGCTCATCGCAGCACTTCAGGAATTGATCTCTTCGGCCCCCGCGGCTGATGCCAATAGTGGAAAGTAA
- a CDS encoding dihydroorotase, producing MAANTGTYLIRGASILGGEATDLLIRDGLIAETGTGLAADDRATGATVIDAAGLVALPGMVDVHTHLREPGREDAETVETGTRAAALGGYTAVHAMANSTPVADTAGVVEQVYTLGQTAGWVDVRPVGAVTVGLAGEQLAELGAMADSRARVRMFSDDGICVHDPVLMRRALEYVKAFDGVVAQHAQEPRLTAGAQMNEGEVSAVLGLAGWPAVAEESIIARDVLLARHVGSRLHVCHVSTAGSVEIIRWAKERGINVTAEVTPHHLLLTDDLVRSYDPVYKVNPPLRTDADVQALRAGLADGTIDVVGTDHAPHPSEHKECEWAQAAMGMTGLETALSVVQHTMIETGLITWADFARVTSTAAAAIGRLEDQGRPLEAGEPANITLVDPAARWTVEPAKMATMGRNSPFKGMELPGKVVATFFKGHPTVLNGELNTPYPYGSATTAGAA from the coding sequence ATGGCAGCCAACACCGGAACCTACCTGATCCGCGGCGCCTCGATCCTGGGCGGCGAAGCGACGGACCTGCTGATCCGCGACGGGCTCATCGCCGAAACCGGCACCGGCCTTGCCGCCGATGACCGGGCCACGGGCGCCACGGTGATCGACGCCGCCGGCCTGGTGGCCCTGCCCGGCATGGTGGACGTCCACACCCACCTCCGCGAACCCGGCCGCGAGGACGCCGAAACCGTGGAGACCGGAACCCGGGCCGCCGCGCTGGGCGGCTACACCGCGGTCCATGCGATGGCTAACAGTACTCCCGTGGCAGATACTGCCGGCGTGGTGGAACAGGTCTACACCCTCGGCCAAACGGCCGGCTGGGTGGACGTCCGGCCCGTCGGCGCCGTCACCGTGGGCCTGGCCGGGGAACAGCTTGCCGAGCTGGGCGCCATGGCCGATTCCCGCGCCAGGGTCCGGATGTTCTCCGACGACGGCATCTGCGTCCACGATCCCGTCCTCATGCGCCGTGCGCTGGAATACGTCAAGGCGTTCGACGGCGTGGTGGCCCAGCACGCGCAGGAACCCCGCCTGACCGCCGGCGCCCAGATGAACGAGGGCGAAGTGTCCGCCGTGCTGGGGCTGGCAGGCTGGCCCGCGGTGGCGGAGGAGAGCATCATTGCCCGCGACGTCCTGCTGGCCCGGCACGTTGGGTCCCGGCTCCACGTGTGCCACGTCTCCACCGCCGGTTCGGTGGAAATCATCCGCTGGGCCAAAGAACGCGGCATCAACGTCACTGCCGAGGTCACCCCACACCACCTGCTCCTGACCGACGACCTGGTCCGCAGCTACGACCCCGTCTACAAGGTGAACCCGCCGCTGCGGACCGACGCCGACGTCCAGGCCCTGCGCGCCGGCCTCGCCGACGGCACCATCGACGTCGTCGGCACGGACCACGCGCCCCACCCCAGTGAGCACAAGGAATGCGAGTGGGCGCAGGCGGCCATGGGAATGACCGGACTGGAAACTGCCCTGTCCGTGGTCCAGCACACCATGATCGAAACCGGCCTGATCACCTGGGCGGATTTCGCCAGGGTGACCTCCACGGCGGCTGCGGCGATCGGTCGCCTCGAGGATCAGGGCCGGCCGCTGGAAGCAGGGGAGCCCGCCAACATCACGCTGGTGGACCCGGCCGCGCGCTGGACCGTGGAGCCTGCCAAGATGGCCACCATGGGACGGAACTCACCGTTCAAGGGCATGGAACTGCCCGGCAAGGTGGTGGCGACGTTCTTCAAGGGCCACCCCACCGTCCTCAATGGCGAGCTCAACACGCCATACCCGTACGGGTCGGCCACAACAGCAGGCGCAGCCTGA
- a CDS encoding aspartate carbamoyltransferase catalytic subunit has protein sequence MKHLLSTGDLSLANAIRILDTAEEMAAVGDREVKKLPALRGRTVVNLFFEDSTRTRISFEAAAKRLSADVINFAAKGSSVSKGESLKDTAQTLSAMGADAVVIRHWASGAPHRLAATDWIDAAVINAGDGTHEHPTQALLDAFTMRRHWARLAGTGSEGADLKGMRVAIAGDVLHSRVARSNVWLLRTLGADVTLVAPPTLLPIGVEKWPCKVSYNLDETLEQGVDAVMMLRVQGERMNASFFPSTREYSRRWGFDDNRLRALDTLGMKDTIIMHPGPMNRGLEISAAAADSPRSTVLAQVRNGVSVRMAALYLLLSGDTRGPAATPALAYAGTHSTKESN, from the coding sequence ATGAAGCACCTGCTCTCCACCGGGGACCTCAGCCTCGCCAATGCCATCCGTATCCTCGATACCGCCGAGGAAATGGCTGCCGTGGGCGACCGCGAGGTCAAAAAGCTCCCGGCCCTTCGCGGCCGTACCGTAGTGAACCTCTTCTTCGAAGATTCCACCCGCACCAGGATCTCCTTCGAGGCCGCCGCCAAGCGGCTCTCGGCGGACGTCATCAACTTCGCCGCCAAAGGATCCTCGGTGTCAAAGGGGGAGTCCCTGAAGGACACCGCCCAGACGCTCTCCGCCATGGGCGCGGACGCCGTCGTGATCCGCCACTGGGCCTCCGGTGCGCCGCACCGCCTGGCCGCAACTGACTGGATCGACGCCGCCGTCATCAACGCCGGGGACGGCACCCACGAACACCCCACCCAGGCACTGCTGGATGCTTTCACCATGCGCCGGCACTGGGCCCGCCTGGCCGGCACCGGCTCCGAAGGGGCTGACCTCAAGGGCATGAGGGTGGCCATCGCCGGCGACGTCCTGCACTCGCGGGTGGCGCGCTCCAACGTCTGGCTCCTGCGCACCCTCGGTGCCGACGTCACCCTCGTGGCGCCGCCCACCCTGCTGCCCATCGGCGTCGAAAAGTGGCCCTGCAAAGTCAGCTACAACCTGGACGAAACCCTCGAACAGGGCGTTGACGCCGTCATGATGCTCCGCGTCCAGGGTGAACGCATGAACGCATCCTTCTTCCCCAGCACCCGCGAGTACTCCCGCCGCTGGGGTTTTGATGACAACCGCCTGCGGGCGCTGGACACCCTGGGCATGAAGGACACCATCATCATGCACCCCGGCCCCATGAACCGGGGCCTGGAAATTTCGGCGGCAGCCGCTGATTCACCGCGTTCCACCGTGCTGGCCCAGGTCCGCAACGGCGTCTCGGTGCGCATGGCCGCACTCTACCTGCTGCTCTCCGGGGACACCCGCGGACCAGCCGCCACCCCCGCCCTGGCGTATGCCGGCACCCATTCCACCAAGGAGAGCAACTGA
- the pyrR gene encoding bifunctional pyr operon transcriptional regulator/uracil phosphoribosyltransferase PyrR — MTYVTSAPVPARVVLSQADIDRALTRIAHEILEANKGSQDLVLLGIPRRGYPLAVRLAGKIAAADPTVDAAAIVGQLDVTMFRDDLSHQGTRPPYPTKLPRTGIDNKVVVLIDDVLYSGRTIRAALDALVDLGRPRIVRLAVLIDRGHRELPIRADHVGKNLPTSSAEKVRVRLEETDTAPGGAPVNEVVIEGRS; from the coding sequence TTGACTTACGTCACCAGCGCACCGGTTCCAGCCAGGGTTGTCCTCAGCCAGGCGGACATTGACCGGGCCCTCACTCGTATCGCCCATGAGATCCTTGAGGCCAACAAGGGATCCCAGGACCTCGTCCTGCTGGGCATCCCGCGCCGCGGTTACCCGCTCGCTGTCCGGCTCGCCGGGAAAATCGCCGCCGCGGATCCCACCGTGGACGCAGCGGCCATCGTCGGCCAGCTGGACGTCACCATGTTCCGTGACGACCTCTCCCACCAGGGCACCCGGCCGCCGTACCCCACCAAGCTGCCGCGCACCGGCATCGACAACAAGGTGGTGGTCCTGATCGACGACGTCCTCTACTCCGGCCGCACCATCCGCGCCGCCCTGGACGCCCTCGTGGACCTCGGCCGCCCCCGCATCGTCCGGCTCGCCGTCCTGATCGACCGGGGCCACCGGGAGCTTCCCATCCGGGCGGACCACGTCGGCAAGAACCTGCCCACGTCATCTGCGGAAAAGGTCAGGGTCCGGCTTGAGGAAACCGACACCGCCCCCGGCGGCGCGCCCGTCAACGAAGTAGTTATCGAGGGCCGCTCATGA
- a CDS encoding PrsW family intramembrane metalloprotease, whose amino-acid sequence MSMHPSTPASGRPEDPWERGTAPLPAEANPSWMGHVQPGNYRPAPGHQGAPVGTVVPPQVQGTMVKAGRSRSGLLGLTVGVSALALLSLFLVVPFLLSSTGPAGFVVGFLASLIPLSVVLLAVHIIDKWEPEPKRLLYFAFTWGAAVSIAVTLLIQPFFVLTYEFSDAADLRTYMATVQAPIVEEFAKSLGLLMLLLLARKHFDGPVDGVVFAFTIAGGFAFTENILYFGRAIAESADPAGEFAQVFFLRGVMSPFAHAIFTGTTGLVMGFAARRWHTGASVAAFLVGLLPAMFLHNRWNSMGQGFLVDYVLVQVPIFFLALGGIILLRVAEKRLTRQRLLEYSAAGWFTPAEVELLATAGGRRTALNWAGSYGRKRQMKEFLKAATHLANTRQRILSGRDVQLHQAEERQQLQRILALRAAVAG is encoded by the coding sequence ATGTCGATGCATCCGAGCACCCCTGCGTCCGGCCGGCCCGAAGATCCATGGGAACGGGGAACCGCGCCGCTGCCCGCCGAGGCCAACCCCAGCTGGATGGGGCACGTGCAGCCGGGGAACTACCGTCCGGCGCCCGGGCACCAGGGGGCGCCGGTTGGAACTGTGGTGCCGCCGCAGGTCCAGGGAACCATGGTGAAGGCGGGCAGGTCCCGCAGCGGACTGCTGGGTCTGACCGTGGGCGTCAGTGCCCTGGCCCTCCTGAGTCTTTTCCTGGTGGTGCCGTTCCTGCTGTCCAGCACGGGGCCGGCCGGGTTCGTGGTGGGGTTCCTGGCATCATTGATCCCCTTGTCCGTGGTGCTCCTGGCCGTGCACATCATCGACAAGTGGGAGCCCGAGCCAAAGCGGCTGCTGTACTTCGCCTTCACGTGGGGCGCCGCGGTATCCATTGCCGTAACGCTGCTCATCCAGCCGTTCTTTGTCCTGACGTACGAGTTTTCGGACGCGGCGGACCTCCGGACCTACATGGCCACCGTGCAGGCTCCGATTGTGGAGGAGTTCGCTAAATCCCTGGGGCTGCTGATGCTGCTCCTGCTGGCGAGGAAACACTTTGACGGGCCGGTGGACGGCGTGGTCTTCGCGTTCACCATCGCCGGAGGTTTCGCCTTCACGGAGAACATCCTGTACTTCGGCAGGGCCATCGCGGAGTCGGCCGATCCCGCGGGCGAGTTCGCCCAGGTCTTCTTCCTCCGCGGGGTCATGTCGCCCTTTGCGCACGCGATCTTCACGGGCACCACCGGGCTGGTCATGGGGTTCGCCGCCCGGCGCTGGCATACCGGCGCCTCGGTGGCCGCTTTCCTGGTGGGGCTGCTGCCTGCCATGTTCCTGCACAACCGCTGGAACAGCATGGGCCAGGGCTTCCTGGTGGACTACGTCCTGGTCCAGGTGCCCATCTTCTTCCTTGCCCTGGGCGGCATCATCCTGCTGCGCGTCGCGGAGAAAAGGCTGACCCGGCAGCGGCTGCTCGAGTACTCAGCGGCAGGCTGGTTTACTCCGGCCGAGGTGGAGCTCCTGGCCACCGCGGGCGGACGGCGGACGGCATTGAACTGGGCCGGCAGCTATGGCAGGAAACGGCAGATGAAGGAGTTCCTGAAGGCCGCCACGCATCTGGCAAACACCCGGCAGCGCATCCTGAGCGGCCGCGATGTCCAGCTGCACCAGGCTGAGGAGCGGCAGCAGCTGCAGCGCATCCTGGCCCTGCGGGCCGCCGTCGCCGGCTGA
- a CDS encoding triose-phosphate isomerase family protein, whose amino-acid sequence MPDCSTNDRQDTEPVYVGVSTKMYLGYADSLEWLAGIRHEVDIRPALAAGRVVPFVVPTFPVLPAANRILEGSPVRLGAQNCGWEDGPWTGEVAPSLLGELGVGLVEIGHAERRRHFGEDNAMIARKVRAADDAGITPLLCVGEEAQDGTTGPTAAATFVHRQIHDAVGGDWALASRLIVAYEPVWAIGAAEPAGAGYISAVLRSLRMLLEGEASGQGGTPGSVPIIYGGSAKPGLLPLLHGASGLFLGRFAHDPGNFGKVLDEALALIPKASAYPVR is encoded by the coding sequence ATGCCTGACTGCAGCACAAATGACCGCCAGGACACTGAACCGGTGTACGTCGGCGTCAGCACCAAAATGTACCTGGGGTACGCCGACTCCCTTGAGTGGCTCGCCGGCATCCGGCATGAAGTGGACATCCGTCCGGCCCTGGCGGCCGGACGGGTGGTCCCGTTTGTGGTCCCCACCTTCCCGGTACTGCCCGCCGCCAACCGGATCCTTGAAGGATCGCCGGTCCGCCTCGGCGCGCAGAACTGCGGCTGGGAGGACGGGCCCTGGACGGGGGAAGTGGCTCCGTCCCTGTTGGGGGAGCTGGGGGTCGGCCTGGTGGAAATCGGGCACGCCGAACGGCGGCGCCATTTCGGCGAGGACAACGCGATGATCGCACGCAAGGTCCGGGCGGCAGACGACGCCGGCATCACACCCCTGCTGTGCGTGGGGGAGGAAGCACAGGACGGGACAACCGGGCCAACGGCTGCCGCCACCTTTGTCCACCGACAGATCCACGATGCCGTGGGCGGAGACTGGGCCCTGGCCTCGCGGCTCATCGTCGCTTACGAACCTGTCTGGGCCATCGGGGCGGCAGAACCGGCCGGGGCAGGATACATCTCCGCAGTTCTGCGTTCATTGCGCATGCTGCTGGAAGGGGAAGCCTCCGGACAGGGCGGGACGCCGGGAAGCGTGCCAATCATCTATGGCGGCTCGGCGAAGCCGGGACTCCTTCCCCTGCTCCACGGGGCATCGGGACTCTTCCTGGGCCGCTTTGCCCACGATCCCGGCAACTTCGGGAAGGTACTGGACGAGGCGCTGGCACTGATACCGAAGGCGTCCGCGTACCCGGTCAGGTGA
- a CDS encoding MFS transporter, whose amino-acid sequence MSLTAASTKELLDSPVLKSAISKASFRLMPMLVILYIVAFLDRTNVGFAEAALGVDRGVTAGAYALGAGIFFIGYALFEIPSNLLLTKFGAKVWLARIAITWGIVSACFAFVQGETSFIILRFLLGVTEAGLFPGVIMFLAAWFPNKVRVKMFAIFYLAQPFSQMMGAPLSGWLINIGDQVPGVAGWQVMFFVEGMLAVVAGIAAYFFLINSPQDAKFLNPGEKQALLDVMALEDTVKEETGPRGVVAAMKNRKVWYFTAIYFCLQVAVYGVTFYLPQQVSQLTGQKVGLMVGLLAAIPWFFGIFACYLIGRAANTIVRRRVWGTGLFLSTGLCIFGSAWAGANHVPALGIIFITLAVCSFLSIGPIAWSYPTAFLTGTAAAAGIGLINSLGNLGGFVAPILRTTVNQVTASETGTMGVYALGVLPFVAAVMMYATKRFRNKADDLLDHK is encoded by the coding sequence ATGTCCCTAACAGCAGCATCCACCAAGGAGCTCCTGGATTCGCCGGTCCTTAAATCGGCGATCTCCAAGGCCTCCTTCCGGCTCATGCCGATGCTCGTCATCCTGTACATTGTTGCGTTCCTCGACCGGACCAACGTGGGCTTCGCCGAGGCAGCGCTCGGGGTGGACCGCGGGGTCACCGCAGGTGCCTACGCCCTTGGCGCCGGTATCTTCTTTATCGGCTACGCTCTGTTCGAAATTCCCAGCAACCTGCTCCTGACAAAGTTCGGCGCAAAGGTATGGCTGGCCCGCATCGCCATCACCTGGGGCATCGTGTCCGCCTGCTTCGCCTTCGTTCAGGGCGAGACATCCTTCATCATCCTGCGCTTCCTGCTGGGTGTGACCGAAGCGGGCCTGTTCCCGGGCGTCATCATGTTCCTCGCGGCCTGGTTCCCCAACAAGGTGCGCGTGAAGATGTTCGCCATCTTCTACCTGGCGCAGCCGTTTTCGCAGATGATGGGTGCCCCGCTGTCCGGCTGGCTGATCAACATCGGCGACCAGGTTCCCGGCGTTGCCGGCTGGCAGGTCATGTTCTTCGTGGAAGGCATGCTCGCCGTTGTGGCCGGCATCGCCGCCTACTTCTTCCTGATCAACAGCCCGCAGGACGCCAAATTCCTGAACCCAGGCGAAAAGCAGGCCCTGCTGGATGTCATGGCGCTGGAGGACACCGTCAAGGAAGAAACCGGCCCCCGCGGCGTTGTCGCCGCCATGAAGAACCGCAAGGTCTGGTACTTTACGGCCATCTACTTCTGCCTCCAGGTGGCTGTGTATGGCGTGACGTTCTACCTGCCGCAGCAGGTGTCCCAGCTGACCGGCCAGAAGGTCGGCCTGATGGTGGGCCTGCTGGCAGCGATCCCCTGGTTCTTCGGCATCTTCGCGTGCTACCTCATCGGCAGAGCCGCCAACACCATAGTCCGCCGCCGGGTCTGGGGCACCGGCCTGTTCCTCTCCACCGGCCTGTGCATCTTCGGCTCTGCCTGGGCAGGCGCCAACCATGTTCCGGCCCTGGGCATCATTTTCATCACCCTGGCAGTGTGCAGCTTCCTGTCCATCGGCCCCATCGCCTGGTCCTACCCCACGGCCTTCCTCACCGGAACGGCAGCCGCGGCGGGCATCGGCCTGATCAACTCGCTGGGAAACCTGGGCGGCTTTGTGGCCCCGATCCTGCGCACCACGGTCAACCAGGTCACGGCATCGGAAACCGGCACCATGGGGGTCTACGCCCTGGGCGTCCTGCCGTTCGTTGCCGCCGTCATGATGTACGCCACCAAGCGGTTCCGCAACAAGGCGGACGATCTGCTCGACCACAAGTGA
- a CDS encoding SDR family NAD(P)-dependent oxidoreductase, translated as MGTFPSQRTAIVTGAVSERGIGRATANYLAAQGWNIGIIDLDDALCKATAKELASRYGVQAHGAGANVADEGSVRAAIDSIEAELPQVVALANIAGVSSPVPYLDLDAAEWDRVLNINLNGVHYATRRVAESMAKNRIGRIVNISSVSAQRGGGTFSKTPYSVAKAGVIGLTRSTARELGEYDITVNAVSPGPIDTDIMGGTLSEERKEELTRDLVVNRVGSTRDVAAAIAFLISEDAGYISGQTLNVDGGLYMH; from the coding sequence ATGGGTACTTTTCCCTCACAACGCACGGCCATCGTCACCGGGGCCGTCTCCGAGCGCGGCATCGGCCGGGCCACCGCCAACTACCTTGCGGCCCAGGGCTGGAACATCGGCATCATTGACCTCGACGACGCGCTATGCAAGGCGACGGCCAAGGAATTAGCGTCCCGGTACGGCGTGCAGGCCCACGGCGCCGGTGCCAACGTGGCTGACGAAGGCTCCGTCCGCGCCGCCATAGACTCGATCGAAGCCGAGCTGCCGCAGGTGGTGGCCCTGGCCAACATTGCCGGCGTCAGCTCCCCGGTACCGTACCTGGACCTTGACGCGGCCGAGTGGGACCGCGTGCTGAACATCAACCTGAACGGCGTCCACTACGCCACCCGCCGCGTGGCGGAGTCCATGGCCAAGAACCGGATCGGGCGGATCGTCAACATCTCTTCGGTGTCCGCCCAGCGGGGCGGCGGAACGTTCTCCAAAACGCCCTACTCGGTGGCCAAGGCCGGTGTGATCGGCCTGACCCGCTCCACCGCCCGCGAACTGGGGGAGTACGACATCACCGTCAACGCCGTCTCCCCGGGCCCGATCGACACCGACATCATGGGCGGCACCCTCAGCGAGGAACGCAAGGAAGAACTCACCCGCGACCTGGTGGTCAACCGGGTGGGATCCACCCGCGACGTCGCGGCCGCCATCGCCTTCCTCATCAGCGAGGACGCCGGGTACATCTCCGGCCAGACGCTGAATGTGGACGGCGGGCTCTACATGCACTAG
- a CDS encoding 3-hydroxyacyl-CoA dehydrogenase family protein yields MTEPASTPTATNASSARKIAVVGSGYMGGGIAQVLALGGARVALADVSAEVAQGNYDRLLAESDQFVADGLFPAGSTEILKQNLWAAKDIEEAVAGADFIEEAVPEVIAIKHQTLARISAAARPDAIIGSNTSTISIAELSGPVINPERFLGVHFSNPSPFIPGVEIIPHAGTAASTVGAARDLVHAAGKQTAVVKDVTGFVLNRLQYALFHEAAQLVEQGIATADDVDTLVRTTFGFRLPFFGPFAIADMAGLDVYNFCYKSLQTDFPERFATPKILSDLVEAGKLGTKTGAGFLNVPAERTPELIAYRNKAYVAMQKLLDELGPAPIS; encoded by the coding sequence ATGACCGAACCAGCAAGCACCCCAACTGCAACTAATGCCAGCAGCGCACGGAAGATCGCCGTCGTCGGCTCCGGCTACATGGGCGGCGGCATCGCCCAGGTCCTGGCGCTGGGAGGAGCGCGTGTTGCACTGGCGGACGTGTCCGCCGAAGTGGCGCAGGGCAACTACGACCGCCTGCTGGCCGAATCGGACCAGTTCGTGGCCGATGGCCTTTTCCCCGCCGGCAGCACCGAGATCCTAAAGCAGAACCTCTGGGCCGCGAAGGACATCGAGGAAGCCGTAGCGGGCGCTGACTTCATCGAAGAGGCCGTCCCCGAGGTCATCGCCATCAAGCACCAGACGCTGGCACGCATCAGCGCAGCGGCAAGGCCGGACGCCATCATCGGTTCCAACACCTCCACGATTTCCATCGCCGAACTGTCCGGGCCGGTCATCAACCCGGAACGCTTCCTCGGCGTGCACTTCTCCAACCCGTCGCCGTTCATCCCCGGTGTGGAAATCATTCCCCATGCAGGCACCGCCGCCTCCACCGTTGGTGCTGCACGCGACCTGGTCCACGCCGCCGGCAAGCAGACAGCCGTGGTCAAGGACGTCACCGGCTTCGTGCTCAACCGCCTGCAGTATGCGCTGTTCCACGAGGCTGCCCAGCTGGTCGAGCAGGGGATTGCGACGGCGGACGACGTTGACACACTGGTCCGCACCACCTTTGGTTTCCGGCTGCCGTTCTTTGGGCCCTTCGCCATTGCGGACATGGCCGGGCTGGATGTCTACAACTTCTGCTACAAGTCCCTGCAGACCGACTTCCCGGAGAGGTTTGCCACGCCGAAAATCCTTAGTGACCTGGTGGAGGCCGGGAAGCTCGGCACCAAGACCGGCGCCGGCTTCCTCAATGTCCCTGCCGAGCGCACGCCCGAACTCATCGCATACCGCAACAAAGCGTACGTGGCCATGCAGAAACTGCTTGATGAGCTCGGCCCGGCACCCATCAGCTGA
- a CDS encoding ribose-5-phosphate isomerase, whose product MSAGQNTGPNPGQGAAAGWRIVVGNDEAGVEYKNALKALLEADSRVASVVDIGVGANDSTAYPHVAVDAARKVAEGEADRALLICGTGLGVAIAANKVPGIRAVTAHDGYSVERSVLSNNAQVLTMGQRVIGLELAKKLVGEWLDYRFDETSASAAKVDAICSYEPDYTKAI is encoded by the coding sequence ATGAGCGCAGGACAGAACACAGGACCGAATCCAGGACAGGGCGCGGCAGCAGGATGGCGCATTGTCGTTGGCAACGATGAAGCCGGCGTCGAATACAAGAATGCCCTGAAGGCGCTGCTCGAGGCAGACAGCCGAGTGGCGTCCGTCGTCGACATTGGCGTAGGCGCGAATGACTCGACCGCGTACCCGCACGTTGCCGTGGACGCCGCCCGGAAAGTGGCAGAGGGTGAGGCAGACCGCGCCCTGCTGATCTGCGGTACCGGCCTGGGGGTGGCCATCGCGGCCAACAAAGTCCCGGGCATACGTGCGGTTACGGCCCACGACGGCTATTCGGTGGAACGCTCGGTCCTGAGCAACAACGCCCAGGTCCTCACCATGGGCCAGCGCGTCATCGGCCTCGAACTGGCCAAGAAGCTGGTGGGCGAATGGCTCGACTACCGCTTCGATGAGACTTCAGCCTCCGCCGCCAAGGTGGACGCCATCTGCTCCTACGAGCCCGACTACACGAAGGCAATCTGA